The Flavobacterium sp. K5-23 genome segment GCAACCAGCGATTAAAAATTTCTTTAAACAATAATTTTGTGAATCTAAAACAGCTCTTTTTTATACTTTTTCCGGTTTTTACATTTTCACAAAACCAGATTAAATTTAAGGTTTTTGATTCTAATCTAAACCCGCTGGTAAGAGCCATTGTAGTTGTTAACCAAAACGACAAACAAATTGGTTTTGGAACAACAAACAATGAAGGGTGGTTTGAAAAAGAATTATCAAACGGGAATTATCAAATTAAAGTAAGCAAGTTGGGATTTACGGCAACTGAGCTTTCTTTGGTTGTAGATAAACCAAATACTGTTGAATGTATCTTAGACGAGCTAGCCAACAAGCTCGAAACAGTAATCATAACAAGCCGCCCGAAGATAATGAAAATTAAGGGCGATACCATTTCTTATAATTTAAAAACTATTGTTGACGGTACCGAAAATAAAATAGAGGATGTTATTAAAAAGTTACCTGGTTTGAATGTCGATCAAGCCGGAAAGGTTTCCTATAAAGGACAGGAAATTGACAACATCTTGATAGATGGAAACGAGTTTTTTAATAACAAACACCAAATGGCCACTCAAAACATAGACGCCAATATGGTCGAAGGAATTGACCTGCTACTGAATCATTCCGGTTTTGCAGGAGAACGTTCCGGTGCTGATAAAGGCATTGCCTTAAATCTAAAAATGAAAGAAGGCTTTAAAAACAAATGGATTGGTGATTTTGAAATTGGTTCTGGAATAAATAATTCCTTAAAAATCCACAACAATTTATTTAAGTTCTTCAAAAAGGGAAATCTTGCCCTAATTACAGATTATAATAACATTGCTAAAACTCCTATTTCCATTGAAGATTACAATGAGATGCGAACCGTTTCGGATATTAATTCTAATAACGAATCAGTAGCCCAATTAGAAATGCCATCGTTCTTGAATCCAAACGGCTATTTTACAAAAAAGGAAAATACCTTTATAGGAATTAATTATACCTCAAGAATAGCTGAAAAATCAAAAATTACCATAACCAATATTTTTAATGTTGCAAATAGTATTGAATCCCAATTTAAGAATCAAACTAACCTTGGCGAAAGCAAAAACCAATTGTCGTTCTCCGATGCAAAAAATGCAACTTATGTTTTAAACAACACTAATCTTAAATGGGAATTTAACAAAAGTAAAAAAACGTATTACTCCTATGGGGCAGGTTTCACTCCTAATGTAGACGACGAAAACAACAATATATTTACTTCAAATGAAGTTGTTGATACTGACAAGACTAATTCCAATTTTAGCTTTTACCAACAATTTCAGGTCTTGTCCAAATTATATGAGAAAATAAATTACAAATTAAGTGTCAAACACAAATATGTATCTAACGATCAAGAACTACATTTGAATTCTAATATGTCTTTATTTGGCACTG includes the following:
- a CDS encoding TonB-dependent receptor, giving the protein MNLKQLFFILFPVFTFSQNQIKFKVFDSNLNPLVRAIVVVNQNDKQIGFGTTNNEGWFEKELSNGNYQIKVSKLGFTATELSLVVDKPNTVECILDELANKLETVIITSRPKIMKIKGDTISYNLKTIVDGTENKIEDVIKKLPGLNVDQAGKVSYKGQEIDNILIDGNEFFNNKHQMATQNIDANMVEGIDLLLNHSGFAGERSGADKGIALNLKMKEGFKNKWIGDFEIGSGINNSLKIHNNLFKFFKKGNLALITDYNNIAKTPISIEDYNEMRTVSDINSNNESVAQLEMPSFLNPNGYFTKKENTFIGINYTSRIAEKSKITITNIFNVANSIESQFKNQTNLGESKNQLSFSDAKNATYVLNNTNLKWEFNKSKKTYYSYGAGFTPNVDDENNNIFTSNEVVDTDKTNSNFSFYQQFQVLSKLYEKINYKLSVKHKYVSNDQELHLNSNMSLFGTDLEQINQNFKSKNNFINIINEFSLARKSNLFSLKVSLLNTDSSLKSSITQNNDFDSNLDLDKKSIQINPSWIKSWSSKFQSTIASRISYTDLQFSIDRNSFWRFEPSVNLGYNFNILNKLSFNYSLNHELPSINQLQNNTFISDFQTLHNNSLVSFKQLIPRNEFSLDYLNINTKTQSVFFSKLTYSITEKFISNNGNYQNNWAENQFIITNNQKLLNGMAYYDLKFKKMPFSIKNTFAFLSTDGFSQFNGVNNNVKSQVLSSKQQLISNIKNAWIQFDLGFNFRQTQFNQSINSFSNKTEAYQLSFNLRGKIKDKLKWDIGINRDYQNSSYTSNRIDFLNSNIQYIISKKLKLSCNGFNLLNLDNSKIVKTSFNEIYFTETITKIMPGYILFGLNYSY